In Kitasatospora gansuensis, a genomic segment contains:
- a CDS encoding sensor histidine kinase — MRWALIKAAVAGTTMVALAFLIPLGLMVQQTARDRAFTSAERQAAALGPALAITTEQDAIARALASTDAGAQEKMAVHLPVTGFGPGTVVGHGRASQLAVATAAGQGQSFIDRAPGGFVLLQPVAVDAHRVAVVEVYVAGGDLTRGVGTAWLVLSLVALALVAISVLVADRMGARIVGSARRLAAAARSLGSGNLAVRVPVEGRQADGAPEELQEAALAFNAMADRVVHLLAAERELAADLSHRLRTPLTVLRLNTASLGTGDAADATRHAVAQLEREVDQIIRTARRAPEDVPSVAFGCDAAEVIRERVGFWSALAEDEGRRWQLAGAEGAAPVPVQRGDLAAAVDALLGNVFRHTGIGTAFSVDVLVTEGSVIVLVGDAGPGFADPDAALRRGEGQGGEGSTGLGLDIVRKLAETTGGDLALGRSAVLGGAELRLRLETRPALPRLSRKRRS, encoded by the coding sequence CTGCGCTGGGCTCTGATCAAGGCGGCGGTGGCCGGCACCACGATGGTCGCGCTGGCGTTCCTGATCCCGCTCGGCCTGATGGTCCAGCAGACCGCCAGGGACCGCGCCTTCACCTCCGCCGAACGCCAGGCCGCCGCCCTCGGCCCGGCCCTGGCGATCACCACCGAACAGGACGCCATCGCCCGCGCGCTGGCCAGCACCGACGCGGGCGCCCAGGAGAAGATGGCCGTCCACCTGCCGGTCACCGGCTTCGGCCCCGGCACCGTGGTCGGCCACGGCCGGGCCTCCCAGCTCGCGGTCGCCACCGCGGCCGGCCAGGGCCAGTCCTTCATCGACCGGGCACCCGGCGGCTTCGTACTGCTCCAGCCCGTCGCGGTGGACGCCCACCGGGTCGCCGTGGTCGAGGTGTACGTCGCCGGGGGAGACCTCACCCGGGGCGTCGGCACCGCCTGGCTGGTGCTCTCGCTGGTCGCGCTCGCCCTGGTCGCCATCTCGGTCCTGGTGGCCGACCGGATGGGCGCCCGGATCGTCGGCTCCGCCCGCCGACTGGCCGCCGCCGCCCGCTCGCTCGGCAGCGGCAACCTCGCCGTCCGGGTCCCGGTCGAGGGCAGGCAGGCCGACGGCGCCCCTGAGGAACTCCAGGAGGCCGCCCTCGCCTTCAACGCGATGGCCGACCGGGTGGTCCACCTGCTGGCCGCCGAACGCGAACTCGCCGCCGACCTCTCGCACCGCCTGCGCACGCCCCTGACGGTCCTTCGGCTGAACACCGCCTCGCTCGGCACCGGCGACGCCGCCGACGCCACCCGGCACGCCGTCGCCCAACTGGAGCGCGAGGTCGACCAGATCATCCGGACCGCCCGCCGCGCGCCCGAGGACGTCCCCTCGGTGGCCTTCGGCTGCGACGCCGCCGAGGTGATCCGGGAGCGGGTCGGCTTCTGGTCCGCCCTCGCCGAGGACGAGGGCCGCCGCTGGCAGCTCGCCGGCGCCGAGGGCGCGGCGCCCGTGCCCGTCCAGCGGGGCGACCTGGCCGCCGCCGTGGACGCGCTGCTCGGCAACGTCTTCCGGCACACCGGCATCGGCACCGCCTTCTCGGTCGACGTCCTGGTCACCGAGGGCTCGGTGATCGTCCTGGTCGGCGACGCAGGCCCCGGCTTCGCCGACCCCGACGCCGCCCTCCGCCGCGGCGAGGGCCAGGGCGGCGAGGGCTCCACCGGCCTCGGCCTCGACATCGTCCGCAAGCTCGCCGAAACCACCGGCGGCGACCTCGCCCTCGGCCGCTCCGCCGTCCTCGGCGGCGCCGAACTCCGGCTCCGCCTGGAGACCCGGCCGGCCCTGCCCCGGCTGTCGCGCAAGCGGCGCAGCTAG
- a CDS encoding cellulose binding domain-containing protein — MTNQPTRRSGHRRRSRKGTVIGASAIATAIVAGAVVTFAASASAASPGAVYSRTSAWETGYTGQYLVTNPDSKAIDGWTLSFDLPAGARIDSLWNATFTATGQHVTVKPQDWSKRIEPGKSLDVGFVVQGSGAAQAEPANCLINDAPCTAGSTTPPTPSGRPTTAAPSTAPTASASPTVAPTTAKPTPTPTPTPTPTPTASASTPPPVVTNGHFAPYVDTSLYPPFDLVATAKATGVKNYTLAFVVSGGGCTPKWGGVSDLGADAVAAQIGALRAIGGDVRVSFGGANGSELATACSSVAELTAAYQKTVDAYGATKVDFDVEGGALGDAAANTRRAQAIVQLQKNAAAKGKTLDVSYTLPALPSGLTQDGVNLVANAKSNGVAIGAVNIMAMDYGDGAAPNPQGRMGKYAIDAATATQAQLKSVLGLADAAAWAKVAVTPMIGVNDVASEVFTVADATQLAEFAKTKHLAWLAMWSGTRDKACAGGAKPYADATCSSIAQQPLDFTRAFGAYTG, encoded by the coding sequence ATGACGAACCAGCCCACCCGCCGCTCCGGGCACCGCCGCCGCAGCCGCAAGGGCACGGTGATCGGCGCCTCCGCCATCGCCACCGCGATCGTCGCGGGCGCGGTGGTGACCTTCGCCGCCTCCGCCAGCGCCGCCTCCCCGGGGGCGGTGTACAGCCGGACCAGCGCCTGGGAGACCGGGTACACCGGCCAGTACCTGGTGACCAACCCGGACAGCAAGGCCATCGACGGCTGGACCCTCAGCTTCGACCTCCCGGCCGGCGCCCGGATCGACTCGCTCTGGAACGCCACCTTCACCGCCACCGGCCAGCACGTCACCGTGAAGCCGCAGGACTGGAGCAAGCGGATCGAGCCGGGCAAGTCCCTGGACGTCGGCTTCGTGGTGCAGGGCAGCGGTGCCGCCCAGGCCGAGCCCGCCAACTGTCTGATCAACGACGCCCCGTGCACGGCGGGCTCCACCACCCCGCCGACCCCCTCGGGCCGCCCGACCACCGCGGCCCCGAGCACCGCGCCGACCGCGTCGGCCAGCCCCACCGTGGCTCCCACCACGGCGAAGCCCACTCCGACCCCGACCCCGACGCCGACGCCGACCCCCACCGCGTCGGCCAGCACGCCGCCGCCGGTGGTGACGAACGGTCACTTCGCCCCGTACGTGGACACCTCGCTCTACCCGCCGTTCGACCTGGTGGCCACCGCCAAGGCGACCGGCGTGAAGAACTACACCCTCGCCTTCGTGGTCTCCGGCGGCGGCTGCACCCCGAAGTGGGGCGGCGTCAGCGACCTCGGTGCCGACGCGGTGGCCGCGCAGATCGGTGCGCTGCGGGCGATCGGCGGCGACGTCCGGGTCTCGTTCGGTGGCGCCAACGGCAGCGAACTGGCCACCGCCTGCTCCTCGGTGGCCGAGCTGACGGCCGCCTACCAGAAGACCGTGGACGCGTACGGCGCGACCAAGGTGGACTTCGACGTCGAGGGCGGTGCGCTCGGCGACGCCGCCGCCAACACCCGTCGCGCCCAGGCCATCGTCCAGCTGCAGAAGAACGCCGCGGCCAAGGGGAAGACCCTGGACGTCTCCTACACCCTGCCAGCCCTGCCCAGCGGGCTGACCCAGGACGGCGTGAACCTGGTCGCCAACGCCAAGAGCAACGGCGTCGCGATCGGCGCGGTGAACATCATGGCGATGGACTACGGCGACGGCGCCGCCCCCAACCCGCAGGGCCGGATGGGCAAGTACGCGATCGACGCGGCCACCGCGACCCAGGCGCAGCTCAAGAGCGTGCTCGGCCTGGCCGACGCCGCCGCCTGGGCCAAGGTCGCGGTCACCCCGATGATCGGCGTGAACGACGTCGCCAGCGAGGTCTTCACGGTGGCCGACGCCACCCAGCTCGCCGAGTTCGCCAAGACCAAGCACCTGGCCTGGCTGGCGATGTGGTCCGGCACCCGGGACAAGGCCTGCGCGGGCGGCGCCAAGCCGTACGCCGACGCCACCTGCAGCAGCATCGCCCAGCAGCCGCTGGACTTCACCCGGGCCTTCGGCGCCTACACCGGCTGA
- a CDS encoding glycosyltransferase 87 family protein encodes MTTAQEQRRAPQEPAPAAPVTPGRRVTAALGAPVRALREAPRRPLAIATAVALFSLLTYATVRHFVGTSMVDMIVYRAEGAAVAKGQDLYGLRVTEWNLPATYPPFAAMLFVPTTWFGIGFLRVAITVGNVGLLALLAHLSFKLVGWPRRDLRAVGVVLVAGLGVWLEPVFTTLRYGQINLALACLVLWDLTRPDGRRSKGIAIGIAAGIKLTPGLFAVYLLITGRIKAAFVAGATFLGTFLLGALILPDATWGFWTKYLYDSSRVGKTEIVDNQSISGAVARLLHTAHPGAVATAVAALVAIAGLATAAWAFRSARWLPRADAWGVCCAAVTAVLISPISWTHHWIWCVPVLVLLAAEAAHERSRPAAVRRLRWRLIFAATLLAFLSFGMWLVPHKGDLDLHLSPLAQLPAGVYPLTGLCFLLVAALRIRSRRRAAGAPLIRLPRQRTSAGVAEPLRQR; translated from the coding sequence GTGACAACGGCGCAAGAGCAGCGCAGGGCCCCCCAGGAGCCCGCCCCCGCTGCCCCTGTCACGCCCGGACGGCGGGTCACCGCCGCCCTCGGCGCCCCCGTCCGGGCGCTTCGGGAGGCTCCCCGCCGTCCGCTGGCGATCGCCACGGCGGTGGCGCTGTTCTCGCTGCTGACGTACGCGACGGTGCGGCACTTCGTCGGTACCTCGATGGTCGACATGATCGTCTACCGGGCCGAGGGCGCCGCCGTCGCGAAGGGCCAGGACCTGTACGGGCTCAGGGTGACGGAGTGGAACCTGCCCGCCACCTACCCGCCGTTCGCGGCGATGCTGTTCGTGCCGACCACCTGGTTCGGCATCGGCTTCCTGCGGGTGGCGATCACGGTCGGCAACGTCGGGCTGCTGGCCCTGCTCGCGCACCTCTCCTTCAAGCTGGTCGGCTGGCCCCGCCGGGACCTGCGCGCGGTCGGCGTGGTGCTGGTGGCCGGGCTCGGCGTCTGGCTGGAACCGGTCTTCACCACGCTCCGGTACGGGCAGATCAACCTGGCGCTGGCCTGCCTGGTCCTCTGGGACCTGACCCGGCCGGACGGCCGCCGCTCCAAGGGCATCGCGATCGGCATCGCGGCCGGGATAAAGCTCACTCCCGGCCTGTTCGCCGTCTACCTGCTGATCACGGGCCGGATCAAAGCCGCCTTCGTGGCCGGGGCCACCTTCCTCGGCACCTTCCTGCTCGGCGCGCTGATCCTCCCCGACGCGACCTGGGGCTTCTGGACCAAGTACCTCTACGACTCCTCGCGGGTCGGCAAGACCGAGATCGTCGACAACCAGTCGATCAGCGGCGCGGTCGCCCGGCTGCTGCACACCGCCCACCCGGGGGCCGTCGCCACCGCGGTCGCGGCGCTGGTCGCGATCGCCGGGCTGGCCACGGCGGCCTGGGCGTTCCGCAGCGCCCGCTGGCTGCCCCGGGCCGACGCCTGGGGCGTCTGCTGCGCGGCCGTCACGGCGGTGCTGATCTCACCGATCAGCTGGACCCACCACTGGATCTGGTGCGTGCCCGTGCTGGTGCTGCTCGCGGCTGAGGCGGCGCACGAGCGCTCCCGGCCGGCTGCGGTCCGGCGGCTGCGGTGGCGGCTGATCTTCGCTGCCACGCTGCTCGCCTTCCTCTCCTTCGGCATGTGGCTCGTCCCGCACAAGGGCGACCTCGACCTGCACCTCTCACCGCTGGCCCAGCTCCCGGCGGGGGTCTACCCGCTCACCGGTCTGTGCTTCCTGCTCGTCGCGGCGCTGCGGATCCGCTCCCGGCGGCGGGCGGCGGGGGCGCCGCTGATCCGCCTGCCGCGGCAGCGTACGTCTGCCGGGGTGGCCGAGCCGCTGCGGCAGCGCTGA
- a CDS encoding SsgA family sporulation/cell division regulator: MERSTSVIEHELELNLVLSPERSVPVPARLSYGSHDPFAVHITFHLDTGTPVTWVFARELLVEGTFRPCGQGDVRIWPTRSGRRSVLCMALSSPAGDALLEAPLPAVAAWLERAHRLVPPGAELAALDLDHSLAELLA; this comes from the coding sequence ATGGAGCGGTCCACGAGCGTCATCGAGCACGAACTCGAACTCAACCTGGTGCTGTCCCCCGAGCGCAGCGTCCCGGTCCCGGCCCGGCTGTCGTACGGCAGCCACGACCCGTTCGCCGTGCACATCACCTTCCACCTGGACACCGGCACCCCGGTGACCTGGGTGTTCGCCCGCGAGCTGCTGGTCGAGGGGACCTTCCGGCCGTGCGGCCAGGGGGACGTGCGGATCTGGCCGACCAGGTCCGGGCGGCGCAGCGTGCTCTGCATGGCGCTCAGCTCTCCGGCCGGGGACGCCCTCCTCGAGGCACCGCTGCCCGCCGTGGCGGCCTGGCTGGAGCGGGCGCACCGCCTGGTGCCGCCGGGCGCCGAGCTGGCGGCGCTGGACCTCGACCACTCGCTGGCGGAACTGCTCGCGTGA
- a CDS encoding RDD family protein, giving the protein MTERPLAGDLDTALDPAPGYYPDPSVPGFVRYWGGSAWVPGTSRPAPPAGESLAPPRGATHRAAATFAPAAPPPRPVVGSPGRVEPSLSALAAPPAPLAPSARSVPAAEETGPVFFDQTSGGASFVLAPYVERELQQTVQEPPVATAWQAMPTPQPEVVSWGAPAATFAEPTFRSEPAPAPEPTPVTPLPAPQSAPPVAVAVQPPAVAKPAAAKPAVVRPAVVKPVAVKPTAPAQAPAGATTRPPVPRRAGSRKPPTPLPAGLGRRAVARLVDTVALAVVAVAAGVPMIGSVITHIEDKVRLAEAASAGRAGQQVRVWLVDGLVLGRVAALLGVLVLAALLYEVLPVSRTGQTFGKRLAGIRVADMTRAALAPTFGRSMVRWLVRQVAVLSVVGLFAPLWDRSARRGWPDRAARTRVVRA; this is encoded by the coding sequence ATGACGGAACGGCCCCTCGCCGGTGACCTGGACACAGCCCTCGACCCGGCGCCGGGCTACTACCCCGACCCGTCCGTCCCCGGCTTCGTCCGCTACTGGGGTGGCTCCGCCTGGGTGCCGGGCACCAGTCGCCCGGCCCCGCCCGCCGGTGAGTCGCTGGCGCCGCCCCGGGGGGCCACCCATCGGGCGGCCGCCACGTTCGCCCCGGCCGCGCCGCCGCCCCGGCCGGTGGTCGGGTCACCTGGCCGGGTGGAGCCGTCGCTGTCCGCCCTGGCCGCCCCGCCCGCTCCGCTGGCCCCGTCCGCGCGGTCCGTCCCGGCGGCCGAGGAGACCGGTCCGGTCTTCTTCGATCAGACCTCGGGTGGCGCGTCCTTCGTACTGGCGCCGTACGTGGAGCGGGAGTTGCAGCAGACGGTTCAGGAACCTCCCGTGGCCACCGCGTGGCAGGCCATGCCCACCCCGCAGCCGGAGGTGGTCTCCTGGGGTGCGCCCGCCGCGACCTTCGCCGAGCCGACGTTCCGTTCCGAGCCCGCGCCGGCCCCGGAGCCGACCCCCGTTACGCCGCTGCCCGCCCCGCAGTCGGCGCCGCCGGTCGCGGTCGCCGTGCAGCCGCCCGCCGTCGCGAAGCCGGCGGCCGCGAAGCCCGCGGTCGTGAGGCCCGCCGTGGTGAAGCCGGTCGCGGTGAAGCCGACCGCACCCGCGCAGGCGCCCGCCGGCGCCACCACGCGGCCCCCCGTGCCGCGTCGGGCCGGCTCCCGCAAGCCGCCGACACCGCTCCCCGCCGGTCTCGGCCGTCGCGCCGTGGCCCGGCTGGTCGACACGGTGGCGCTAGCCGTCGTCGCCGTCGCGGCGGGTGTGCCGATGATCGGCTCCGTGATCACCCACATCGAGGACAAGGTCCGCCTGGCCGAGGCGGCGAGCGCAGGCCGCGCCGGTCAGCAGGTACGGGTCTGGCTGGTGGACGGGTTGGTGCTCGGCCGGGTGGCGGCGCTGCTCGGCGTCCTGGTGCTGGCCGCGCTGCTGTACGAGGTGCTGCCGGTCTCCCGGACCGGACAGACCTTCGGCAAGCGGCTGGCCGGCATCCGGGTCGCCGACATGACGCGGGCGGCTCTCGCGCCGACGTTCGGCCGTTCGATGGTGCGGTGGCTGGTCCGGCAGGTGGCGGTGCTCTCGGTGGTCGGACTGTTCGCGCCGTTGTGGGACCGTTCCGCCCGGCGGGGTTGGCCGGACCGGGCGGCGCGGACCCGAGTGGTGCGCGCCTGA
- a CDS encoding RDD family protein, producing MSTHDPSSDPAPEGGDKPSFDKQPPQPGGQQGAPSDPYGAPSDPYGAPPPPAAHPYGTPPPGGPYGAPGGYDGSPYGAPPPPPAYGAPYQAGAGPVPGMPPLGGWGARIVARLIDFLLVQAVAVVVVLPFANLGNQGGWVGAAWLGYALYLIYEGIMLSRDGQTVGKKLMKIRVAMLVDGSAPTGSAAWTRAATFVLPAVICCGGLWWPVNGLFGVFDKPYRQCIHDKAAKTVVVSTV from the coding sequence ATGAGCACCCATGACCCCTCGTCAGACCCCGCGCCGGAGGGGGGCGACAAGCCCTCCTTCGACAAGCAGCCCCCGCAACCGGGCGGGCAGCAGGGTGCGCCGTCCGATCCCTACGGCGCACCGTCCGATCCGTACGGCGCCCCGCCCCCGCCGGCGGCCCATCCCTACGGCACGCCGCCCCCCGGCGGCCCCTACGGTGCGCCCGGCGGCTACGACGGGAGCCCGTACGGCGCGCCGCCCCCGCCGCCCGCCTACGGTGCCCCGTACCAGGCGGGTGCCGGCCCGGTTCCCGGGATGCCGCCGCTCGGTGGTTGGGGCGCCCGGATCGTGGCCCGCCTGATCGACTTCCTGCTGGTTCAGGCCGTCGCGGTGGTGGTGGTGCTCCCGTTCGCCAACCTCGGCAACCAGGGCGGCTGGGTCGGCGCGGCCTGGCTCGGCTACGCCCTCTACCTGATCTACGAGGGCATCATGCTCAGCCGGGACGGCCAGACCGTCGGCAAGAAGCTGATGAAGATCCGGGTCGCGATGCTGGTCGACGGCAGCGCCCCGACCGGTTCGGCCGCCTGGACCAGGGCGGCGACCTTCGTACTCCCGGCGGTGATCTGCTGCGGCGGGCTGTGGTGGCCGGTGAACGGCCTGTTCGGCGTCTTCGACAAGCCGTACCGCCAGTGCATCCACGACAAGGCCGCCAAGACCGTGGTCGTCTCCACCGTCTGA
- a CDS encoding endonuclease V, translating into MPMPADWPTTEAEALAVQQRLRGLVEPSGPGPAPDALIAGVDVAYDDDRDVVVAAAVLLSLSTLAVVEETTATGRISFPYVPGLLAFRELPTVLDALADLRHTPDLVVCDGYGLAHPRRLGLASHLGVLTGLRTLGVAKTPFTFVFDQPGPERGATAPLLDPETGEQVGAALRTREGTKPVFVSVGHRIGLAESVATTLNLTAGYRQPETTRRADSLCRRALAAAVS; encoded by the coding sequence ATGCCCATGCCCGCCGATTGGCCCACCACCGAGGCCGAGGCCCTCGCCGTGCAGCAGCGCCTGCGGGGCCTGGTCGAACCGTCCGGCCCCGGCCCGGCCCCCGACGCCCTGATCGCCGGTGTGGACGTGGCCTACGACGACGACCGGGACGTGGTGGTCGCGGCGGCGGTCCTGCTCTCACTGTCCACCCTGGCCGTCGTGGAGGAGACCACCGCGACCGGGCGGATCAGCTTCCCGTACGTCCCCGGACTGCTCGCCTTCCGCGAACTGCCCACCGTGCTGGACGCCTTGGCCGACCTCCGGCACACCCCCGACCTGGTGGTCTGCGACGGGTACGGTCTCGCCCACCCACGCCGCCTCGGGCTCGCCAGCCACCTGGGCGTACTCACCGGCCTGCGCACCCTCGGTGTCGCCAAGACGCCGTTCACCTTCGTGTTCGACCAGCCCGGTCCCGAACGCGGCGCCACCGCGCCGCTGCTCGACCCCGAAACCGGCGAGCAGGTCGGCGCCGCACTCCGCACCCGGGAGGGCACCAAGCCGGTCTTCGTCTCGGTCGGCCACCGCATCGGCCTGGCCGAATCGGTCGCCACCACCCTGAACCTGACGGCCGGTTACCGCCAGCCCGAGACCACCCGCCGGGCCGACTCGCTCTGCCGCCGGGCGCTGGCGGCGGCCGTGTCCTGA
- a CDS encoding WXG100 family type VII secretion target produces MSDFTNFNGYSHGDLRRMVNSMDSGGIMSAADPWRRATDTLKQIRTSLTTASGDATASWEGSTSEAFHTKMTKLAASINNAAAYANDAAVTLELMSAAIDEAKRTMPEEPSFWSKAADAVGDTVASAAGSESEDTQTAVTDEKKSQAVAVMNLLASRYRAGTNYLKPPPPPPHGEDFDVIAPDSSGPAALTGLIMGGGVGFAGANGSGGTATKARSTSSVGSVGAQSPKKIQPSGPTDSGIKGGTANPLPKPQSPTPYGPVTGIDGVTGVAPKPGTASPAGPGGPGSGNAGAGAGSGHGQGGTSVIGGGTTGGVPKTATVGGAAGAQGSNAFSSRSGGAAGGRAGAAFGASGMPGTGGGAAGTGGSGAHGGSSSSSARRAGGTAGALGSGGAGRGAFTEGGSGLGRGRGQAGQGSAGQGGGMPSAAQAGKKDKNDKRRPDYLVEDEETWASGRPTNPNVVE; encoded by the coding sequence ATGAGCGATTTCACGAACTTCAACGGCTACAGCCACGGCGATCTCCGTCGCATGGTGAACAGCATGGATTCCGGCGGCATCATGTCGGCGGCGGACCCCTGGCGCCGCGCCACCGATACGCTGAAGCAGATCCGGACCTCTCTCACCACTGCCTCAGGTGATGCCACGGCTAGTTGGGAAGGCTCCACCAGCGAGGCTTTCCACACCAAGATGACCAAGCTGGCCGCCAGTATCAACAATGCGGCGGCTTACGCCAATGATGCTGCGGTGACCCTTGAGCTGATGTCTGCGGCCATCGACGAAGCCAAGCGGACGATGCCGGAGGAACCGAGTTTCTGGTCCAAGGCCGCCGATGCCGTTGGCGACACTGTCGCATCTGCCGCCGGCTCGGAGAGCGAAGACACCCAGACTGCTGTCACGGACGAGAAGAAGTCTCAGGCAGTGGCGGTCATGAACCTGCTGGCAAGTCGCTACCGTGCAGGTACCAACTACCTCAAGCCGCCGCCACCCCCTCCGCACGGCGAGGACTTCGACGTCATCGCCCCTGATTCTTCCGGTCCGGCAGCGCTGACCGGTTTGATCATGGGTGGTGGCGTGGGGTTTGCGGGTGCCAACGGCTCTGGGGGTACGGCGACCAAGGCTCGCTCCACCAGCTCCGTCGGTAGTGTCGGCGCACAGTCTCCGAAGAAGATTCAGCCCAGTGGTCCTACGGATTCCGGTATCAAGGGTGGGACTGCGAACCCGCTTCCCAAGCCGCAGTCTCCGACGCCCTACGGGCCGGTAACTGGGATTGATGGCGTGACAGGGGTCGCTCCGAAGCCGGGAACGGCCTCGCCTGCCGGCCCCGGAGGACCCGGCAGCGGTAATGCCGGGGCGGGTGCCGGATCTGGCCACGGCCAAGGTGGCACCAGTGTGATCGGCGGTGGCACGACGGGTGGTGTGCCCAAAACTGCCACGGTAGGTGGAGCCGCAGGGGCACAGGGGTCGAATGCATTCAGCTCTCGAAGCGGTGGTGCGGCCGGCGGCCGCGCCGGAGCCGCTTTCGGAGCATCCGGAATGCCTGGGACGGGTGGAGGTGCTGCCGGAACTGGTGGCAGCGGCGCCCACGGTGGGTCGAGTTCGAGTTCTGCCCGTCGTGCCGGAGGTACGGCTGGTGCGCTCGGATCCGGTGGTGCAGGCCGTGGTGCTTTCACCGAGGGCGGGTCCGGGCTCGGTCGCGGCCGTGGTCAGGCTGGGCAAGGTTCAGCTGGTCAGGGCGGGGGCATGCCCAGCGCTGCGCAGGCCGGAAAGAAGGACAAGAACGACAAGCGGCGCCCGGATTACCTTGTCGAGGACGAGGAGACCTGGGCGTCCGGTCGGCCGACCAATCCGAACGTGGTGGAGTGA
- the mycP gene encoding type VII secretion-associated serine protease mycosin: MSSRQVRGAAVLVLGSLLWGTTYGPAAADNIRTGQWVIDKYEAETKVWPISQGDNVVVAVIDSGVSATHQDLVGQVLPGADFSGEQSDGRVDKIGHGTSMASLIAGRGHGAKDGIIGLAPHAKILPVRVNMSPLGEVGSGGEDRIPEAIRYAVDKGAKVINMSLGGGADKKVREAIQYAIDKDVVVIGASGNTGNRGTPVDYPAAVPGVVAVGAVDRDGKVWEKSNRGPETTLVAPGVDIYSAGHQSATDYRTGNGTSDSTAYVSAIAALVRSKYPELSAGQVINRLIKSAVVPAGQQVPNDSYGYGIASPQKALAANPAVDSGPKENPLLSRAESQRQPSSASSAAPQPSAPASGATAGGNQAAEAKSDGGVPVYVWAGVGLLAVVVVGGVIVLVRRNKGGGGGQPPYGGGGAPQQQFPQYPPQQPYGAPQPPQPPYGGHQQYPPQPGGDGGGNPYR; this comes from the coding sequence ATGTCCAGCCGGCAGGTTCGGGGAGCAGCTGTTCTTGTTCTGGGGTCCCTGCTGTGGGGCACCACCTATGGCCCGGCTGCTGCGGACAACATCCGCACTGGGCAGTGGGTCATTGACAAGTACGAAGCTGAAACCAAGGTTTGGCCCATCAGCCAGGGCGACAACGTCGTGGTGGCGGTGATCGACAGCGGTGTGTCGGCCACGCACCAAGATCTTGTAGGACAGGTCCTGCCTGGCGCTGACTTCTCCGGGGAGCAGAGCGACGGCAGAGTTGACAAGATCGGCCACGGAACAAGCATGGCGAGCCTGATCGCCGGTCGAGGACACGGTGCCAAGGACGGGATTATCGGTCTTGCGCCGCACGCCAAGATTCTTCCCGTCAGAGTCAACATGTCCCCCCTGGGTGAGGTGGGAAGCGGCGGCGAAGATCGCATTCCGGAGGCTATTCGCTACGCCGTGGACAAGGGCGCCAAGGTCATCAACATGTCCCTGGGAGGTGGTGCTGACAAGAAGGTCCGAGAGGCCATCCAGTACGCCATCGACAAGGATGTGGTTGTGATTGGGGCCTCGGGGAACACCGGAAATCGGGGAACCCCGGTGGACTACCCCGCAGCTGTTCCCGGCGTCGTTGCCGTGGGTGCCGTGGACAGGGACGGGAAGGTCTGGGAAAAGTCGAACCGTGGCCCCGAAACGACACTGGTAGCGCCCGGAGTCGACATCTACTCGGCCGGCCACCAGTCGGCGACGGACTATCGCACGGGCAATGGGACTTCTGATTCGACCGCATACGTCTCCGCGATCGCGGCGTTGGTGCGCTCGAAGTACCCGGAGCTGTCGGCCGGTCAGGTCATCAACCGGCTGATCAAGTCGGCGGTGGTCCCGGCAGGTCAGCAGGTGCCGAACGACAGCTACGGCTACGGCATCGCCTCGCCGCAGAAGGCGCTGGCGGCCAACCCGGCAGTGGACAGCGGGCCGAAGGAGAATCCGCTCCTGTCGCGGGCCGAGTCGCAGCGTCAGCCGTCGTCCGCGTCGTCCGCCGCGCCGCAGCCGTCCGCTCCCGCGAGTGGGGCCACCGCTGGTGGCAACCAGGCGGCGGAGGCGAAGAGTGACGGCGGGGTCCCGGTGTATGTCTGGGCCGGCGTCGGGTTGTTGGCGGTCGTGGTGGTCGGTGGCGTGATCGTGTTGGTGCGGCGGAACAAGGGGGGTGGCGGTGGTCAGCCTCCGTACGGGGGTGGGGGTGCGCCGCAGCAGCAGTTCCCGCAGTACCCGCCGCAGCAGCCGTACGGCGCTCCGCAGCCGCCGCAGCCGCCCTACGGCGGTCACCAGCAGTACCCGCCCCAGCCCGGTGGTGACGGTGGTGGCAACCCGTACCGCTGA
- a CDS encoding GNAT family N-acetyltransferase, with protein MINDAALLRKPTLTGAHLRLVPLSPRHAEDSWRATQDPEDRRLTGTRREFTLADIEHWCATRADQPDRLDLAIEDLDGHYLGELALTDLDRDNRSAAFRIALVPTATGRGIGTEATRLLLDHAFTAIGLHRVQLEVYDFNTRAQRAYQNAGFTLEGRLRQAHHWNGQWHDTLLMAALATEWRAATPTPAAT; from the coding sequence GTGATCAACGACGCAGCCCTGCTCCGCAAACCCACCCTGACCGGCGCACACCTCCGCCTGGTCCCGCTCTCACCCCGCCACGCCGAGGACTCCTGGCGCGCCACCCAGGACCCCGAGGACCGCCGACTCACCGGCACCCGCCGGGAGTTCACCCTCGCCGACATCGAACACTGGTGCGCCACCCGCGCCGACCAGCCCGACCGCCTCGACCTCGCCATCGAGGACCTCGACGGCCACTACCTCGGCGAACTCGCCCTGACGGACCTGGACCGCGACAACCGGTCCGCCGCCTTCCGGATCGCGCTGGTCCCGACCGCCACCGGCCGGGGAATCGGCACCGAAGCCACCCGCCTGCTGCTCGACCACGCCTTCACCGCCATCGGCCTGCACCGCGTCCAGCTGGAGGTCTACGACTTCAACACCCGCGCCCAACGCGCCTACCAAAACGCCGGCTTCACCCTCGAAGGCCGCCTCCGCCAAGCCCACCACTGGAACGGCCAGTGGCACGACACCCTGCTGATGGCCGCCCTGGCCACCGAATGGCGGGCGGCCACCCCGACTCCCGCCGCTACTTGA